The Candidatus Zixiibacteriota bacterium genomic sequence AAAGGATTCAGGAAGCGAGATGCCTATCAGCGGGTAGATCTTTTCCGGAGGGACTGTCGGAAGCCGGCATGACTTGAACGCATGATTGAAACATTCGACGATAGCCTCGGAGGAGTCCGCCAGCGTGTAATCGAAATCAAATATTAAAGCCCGCTTGCTGAGCATACAGAAATATATCAAAAACACATGTATATTCCAAATAATTCCAGCTTTAACCGTAAGGAGGCGAGATCACTTCTTTACTGAATGTTAGCATAGTGTTACAGCTTGCTGTTGTCTTAGAATAGATGTAGTGATCTTTGTTATATTGATTAGATATTCTAAAAATAAGTTGCTTTTCGGCTTTGTAAATTGTATATGTAGTGCTAAGATATTTTGCATGGTATAATTCCCGGTTTAGGTCTGCTTATGACAGCATGGATATTAAGAAAGCGCACTTTTTGAACTCAAAGGAGGATTGATGGGTCAGGCACAAGAGGGAGATACAGTAAAAGTGCACTACACGGGAAAGCTGGACAATGGGATGGTTTTCGATTCATCCCAGGACCGTGAACCGCTCGAGTTCAAAATCGGCGCGGGTCAGGTCATCCCCGGCTTTGAAAAGGGCATAATTGGTATGGAAGTCGGTCAGAGCAAAACCGTAAAGTTACCCCCGGAGGAAGCCTACGGTCCCCAACGCGAGGAGCTGATTGCCGAGGTTAAAAAAGCCGATATCCCGGAAAACATCAAACCCTCGGTAGGTCAAAGACTGAGCCTCCGTCAACCGGACGGCAATACAGTCAATGTCACCGTCAGCGATGTCAACGAGGAGTCAATTACTCTCGATGCCAACCATTCCCTGGCGGGAAAGACCTTGATTTTCGATATCGAATTAGTAGAGATTTCTGGTTAAGATTATCCTCCCGTGGTGTTGTGATGCGCTTTGCCACGGGAGGATTTTTATTTTCTCATCTTATTTTCCACTGGAATTTCATCAGCATCGGTATATCATATATGAAATAGCTGAAAGGGAATCATGCCCAGACAAGTGATCGTAATCGGTGGTGGTGCTTCAG encodes the following:
- a CDS encoding peptidylprolyl isomerase, with amino-acid sequence MGQAQEGDTVKVHYTGKLDNGMVFDSSQDREPLEFKIGAGQVIPGFEKGIIGMEVGQSKTVKLPPEEAYGPQREELIAEVKKADIPENIKPSVGQRLSLRQPDGNTVNVTVSDVNEESITLDANHSLAGKTLIFDIELVEISG
- a CDS encoding HAD hydrolase-like protein, yielding MLSKRALIFDFDYTLADSSEAIVECFNHAFKSCRLPTVPPEKIYPLIGISLPESF